A stretch of Hemicordylus capensis ecotype Gifberg chromosome 9, rHemCap1.1.pri, whole genome shotgun sequence DNA encodes these proteins:
- the LOC128334161 gene encoding nascent polypeptide-associated complex subunit alpha, muscle-specific form-like isoform X2: MADESTEKRPSAGSACTSASSAGEGGGSPSSFLETPTATIGSTSMWSSVSDLSLQSIEGRDSRDHRDPAEGDLRKPQREHQRPGSPAASPYHLPGPFFGPLAPSRPTAGPMAPFFGHPSFGQLRPPEPEEFPPFLHRVREAPGYRHATLAPIPPAETTSLAQLAPIPPAARTSLAQPARADPARKRNLVLLAHRLQSEGSSTTAAAGGFRPAPPDQPRSGKPTDIRRASRVLIPATEQTLAIQIKEPATQKAEGFSTGAARRMKIPELGPHRGTQERHPPSPPQLQGRGLAKGGTAPPTGGIQLPNRKKLLVQKQELLPEFLFPPPPPEPTKVLAKGTASHLVAPGDKGTQCAKPRVQLFDFLPPISLAPKKTKDRTYGELVGRKLPAENNGKRARAAGAESVPAPKVPRGSPKAEGEARSGETAKAPLEQKEGRTAQKIPTCHLELAVQPHQPTKPAGSMPGQKLLRMPQVLPGRGKARLLPPEAEAGDTKRQKVGAESRGSAQAVPPTPRSSLARMMRDSVQVFHALGPPAKSKSAEGHPGQSVPQKTPAMSMGRPPSGSTAEPPPRPLAALPSRPAGKAPPSSMARPAAMPMANLPPSSLAHPQSTPVWRPPGSRPFMLRPSSLAQANSLRMHGLAGRTFGQPPPAPQPQPQPWGPTPTHRPVLPAHQASTEHPVLPPGPQRTTAEQEFKGDTFIPWRTPPAHLEVSRPMTEEQRPVRELMRRRAQRAREEAAQWTSAGRRQYFVEREEEMDISLQYGYPWRH, translated from the exons ATGGCAG ATGAGTCGACTGAAAAGAGGCCGTCTGCTGGCTCTGCCTGTACGAGCGCGAGCTCGGCCGGGGAAGGAGGCGGTTCGCCCAGCAGCTTCCTCGAGACACCGACGGCGACCATTGGTTCCACCTCCATGTGGTCCTCGGTCTCTGACCTCTCCCTTCAATCCATCGAAGGGAGGGACAGCAGGGACCACAGAGACCCAGCAGAGGGAGATCTGCGGAAGCCACAACGGGAGCACCAGCGGCCTGGCTCGCCGGCGGCATCCCCCTACCATCTCCCCGGACCCTTCTTTGGGCCGCTGGCCCCCAGCCGTCCCACTGCGGGCCCCATGGCCCCATTCTTTGGCCATCCATCCTTTGGCCAGCTGCGACCTCCAGAGCCGGAAGAGTTCCCACCATTCTTGCATAGGGTGAGGGAGGCTCCTGGCTACAGACATGCCACgcttgcccccatccctcctgcgGAGACAACATCTCTGGCCCAgcttgcccccatccctcctgctgcaagAACATCTCTGGCCCAGCCGGCCAGGGCGGACCCGGCGCGCAAGAGGAATCTGGTCCTGCTGGCCCACCGGCTGCAATCAGAAGGCAGCAGCACCACCGCTGCCGCTGGGGGGTTCCGCCCAGCCCCACCGGATCAGCCCAGGAGCGGCAAGCCGACGGACATTCGCCGTGCGTCCAGAG TCTTGATTCCTGCCACTGAGCAGACactggccatccaaatcaaggagcCTGCAACTCAGAAGGCAGAAGGCTTCAGCACCGGTGCTGCACGAAGAATGAAGATCCCAGAGTTGGGACCACACAGAG GGACCCAGGAGCGCCACCCACCATCTCCTCCGCAGCTGCAGGGCCGAGGCCTGGCCAAGGGAGGAACAGCCCCGCCCACTGGGGGGATCCAGCTTCCAAATCGGAAGAAGCTCCTTGTTCAGAAGCAGGAGTTGCTTCCGGAATTCCTCTTCCCGCCTCCTCCACCAGAGCCCACCAAAGTGCTCGCCAAGGGAACGGCTTCCCACCTGGTAGCCCCAGGAGACAAGGGCACCCAATGCGCCAAGCCAAGGGTGCAGCTCTTTGACTTTTTGCCGCCCATCTCCTTGGCGCCCAAAAAGACCAAGGACCGTACATATGGGGAGTTGGTGGGCAGGAAACTCCCAGCAGAGAACAATGGAAAgagggcaagggcagcaggggcagagagcGTGCCAGCACCCAAGGTGCCACGGGGAAGCCCAAAGGCTGAGGGGGAGGCGAGATCTGGAGAGACGGCCAAAGCACCCCtggagcagaaggaagggagaaccgCACAGAAGATCCCCacttgccatctggagctggccgTCCAACCCCATCAGCCCACCAAACCAGCAGGTAGCATGCCAGGCCAGAAGCTGCTGAGAATGCCTCAGGTcctgccaggaagggggaaagcacgGCTGCTACCACCTGAAGCCGAAGCTGGGGACACCAagaggcagaaagtgggggcagagTCCAGGGGATCCGCCCAGGCTGTGCCCCCGACTCCGAGGAGCAGCCTGGCCAGAATGATGCGGGACTCCGTGCAGGTGTTCCATGCCCTGGGCCCCCCAGCAAAATCCAAGAGTGCAGAGGGACATCCCGGGCAGAGCGTGCCCCAAAAGACACCAGCGATGTCCATGGGAAGGCCACCATCGGGAAGCACAGCCGAGCCACCACCAAGGCCTTTGGCAGCCCTGCCAAGCAGACCAGCGGGGAAGGCACCGCccagctccatggccaggccaGCAGCCATGCCGATGGCCAACCTCCCCCCTAGCTCCCTGGCCCACCCACAATCAACGCCAGTGTGGAGGCCGCCGGGATCCCGTCCCTTCATGCTCCGGCCCTCCTCCCTGGCGCAGGCAAATAGCTTGCGGATGCACGGTCTTGCTGGGAGGACCTTTGGCCAGCCCCCGCCGGCCCCTCAACCACAGCCACAGCCTTGGGGTCCCACACCAACCCACCGACccgtcctccctgcccaccaagccTCCACGGAGCATCCGGTCCTTCCACCTGGTCCCCAGCGCACGACAGCAGAGCAGGAGTTTAAGGGGGACACGTTCATCCCTTGGAGGACGCCCCCGGCCCACCTGGAAGTCTCCCGGCCCATGACGGAGGAGCAACGGCCCGTCCGGGAGCTGATGCGGCGGCGGGCTCAAAGAGCGAGGGAAGAGGCGGCTCAGTGGACATCAGCCGGCCGGAGGCAGTATTTCGTggagcgggaggaggaaatggacaTCTCCCTTCAGTATGGCTACCCCTGGCGCCACTGA
- the LOC128334592 gene encoding nascent polypeptide-associated complex subunit alpha, muscle-specific form-like isoform X1, with translation MADESTEKRPSAGSACTSASSAGEGGGSPSSFLETPTATIGSTSMWSSVSDLSLQSIEGRDSRDHRDPAEGDLRKPQREHQRPGSPAASPYHLPGPFFGPLAPSRPTAGPMAPFFGHPSFGQLRPPEPEEFPPFLHRVREAPGYRHATLAPIPPAETTSLAQLAPIPPAARTSLAQPARADPARKRNLVLLAHRLQSEGSSTTAAAGGFRPAPPDQPRSGKPTDIRRASRVLIPATEQTLAIQIKEPATQKAEGFSTGAARRMKIPELGPHRAGTQERHPPSPPQLQGRGLAKGGTAPPTGGIQLPNRKKLLVQKQELLPEFLFPPPPPEPTKVLAKGTASHLVAPGDKGTQCAKPRVQLFDFLPPISLAPKKTKDRTYGELVGRKLPAENNGKRARAAGAESVPAPKVPRGSPKAEGEARSGETAKAPLEQKEGRTAQKIPTCHLELAVQPHQPTKPAGSMPGQKLLRMPQVLPGRGKARLLPPEAEAGDTKRQKVGAESRGSAQAVPPTPRSSLARMMRDSVQVFHALGPPAKSKSAEGHPGQSVPQKTPAMSMGRPPSGSTAEPPPRPLAALPSRPAGKAPPSSMARPAAMPMANLPPSSLAHPQSTPVWRPPGSRPFMLRPSSLAQANSLRMHGLAGRTFGQPPPAPQPQPQPWGPTPTHRPVLPAHQASTEHPVLPPGPQRTTAEQEFKGDTFIPWRTPPAHLEVSRPMTEEQRPVRELMRRRAQRAREEAAQWTSAGRRQYFVEREEEMDISLQYGYPWRH, from the exons ATGGCAG ATGAGTCGACTGAAAAGAGGCCGTCTGCTGGCTCTGCCTGTACGAGCGCGAGCTCGGCCGGGGAAGGAGGCGGTTCGCCCAGCAGCTTCCTCGAGACACCGACGGCGACCATTGGTTCCACCTCCATGTGGTCCTCGGTCTCTGACCTCTCCCTTCAATCCATCGAAGGGAGGGACAGCAGGGACCACAGAGACCCAGCAGAGGGAGATCTGCGGAAGCCACAACGGGAGCACCAGCGGCCTGGCTCGCCGGCGGCATCCCCCTACCATCTCCCCGGACCCTTCTTTGGGCCGCTGGCCCCCAGCCGTCCCACTGCGGGCCCCATGGCCCCATTCTTTGGCCATCCATCCTTTGGCCAGCTGCGACCTCCAGAGCCGGAAGAGTTCCCACCATTCTTGCATAGGGTGAGGGAGGCTCCTGGCTACAGACATGCCACgcttgcccccatccctcctgcgGAGACAACATCTCTGGCCCAgcttgcccccatccctcctgctgcaagAACATCTCTGGCCCAGCCGGCCAGGGCGGACCCGGCGCGCAAGAGGAATCTGGTCCTGCTGGCCCACCGGCTGCAATCAGAAGGCAGCAGCACCACCGCTGCCGCTGGGGGGTTCCGCCCAGCCCCACCGGATCAGCCCAGGAGCGGCAAGCCGACGGACATTCGCCGTGCGTCCAGAG TCTTGATTCCTGCCACTGAGCAGACactggccatccaaatcaaggagcCTGCAACTCAGAAGGCAGAAGGCTTCAGCACCGGTGCTGCACGAAGAATGAAGATCCCAGAGTTGGGACCACACAGAG CAGGGACCCAGGAGCGCCACCCACCATCTCCTCCGCAGCTGCAGGGCCGAGGCCTGGCCAAGGGAGGAACAGCCCCGCCCACTGGGGGGATCCAGCTTCCAAATCGGAAGAAGCTCCTTGTTCAGAAGCAGGAGTTGCTTCCGGAATTCCTCTTCCCGCCTCCTCCACCAGAGCCCACCAAAGTGCTCGCCAAGGGAACGGCTTCCCACCTGGTAGCCCCAGGAGACAAGGGCACCCAATGCGCCAAGCCAAGGGTGCAGCTCTTTGACTTTTTGCCGCCCATCTCCTTGGCGCCCAAAAAGACCAAGGACCGTACATATGGGGAGTTGGTGGGCAGGAAACTCCCAGCAGAGAACAATGGAAAgagggcaagggcagcaggggcagagagcGTGCCAGCACCCAAGGTGCCACGGGGAAGCCCAAAGGCTGAGGGGGAGGCGAGATCGGGAGAGACGGCCAAAGCACCCCtggagcagaaggaagggagaaccgCACAGAAGATCCCCacttgccatctggagctggccgTCCAACCCCATCAGCCCACCAAACCAGCAGGTAGCATGCCAGGCCAGAAGCTGCTGAGAATGCCTCAGGTcctgccaggaagggggaaagcacgGCTGCTACCACCTGAAGCCGAAGCTGGGGACACCAagaggcagaaagtgggggcagagTCCAGGGGATCCGCCCAGGCTGTGCCCCCGACTCCGAGGAGCAGCCTGGCCAGAATGATGCGGGACTCCGTGCAGGTGTTCCATGCCCTGGGCCCCCCGGCAAAATCCAAGAGTGCAGAGGGACATCCCGGGCAGAGCGTGCCCCAAAAGACACCAGCGATGTCCATGGGAAGGCCACCATCGGGAAGCACAGCCGAGCCACCACCAAGGCCTTTGGCAGCCCTGCCAAGCAGACCAGCGGGGAAGGCACCGCccagctccatggccaggccaGCAGCCATGCCGATGGCCAACCTCCCCCCTAGCTCCCTGGCCCACCCACAATCAACGCCAGTGTGGAGGCCGCCGGGATCCCGTCCCTTCATGCTCCGGCCCTCCTCCCTGGCGCAGGCAAATAGCTTGCGGATGCACGGTCTTGCTGGGAGGACCTTTGGCCAGCCCCCGCCGGCCCCTCAACCACAGCCACAGCCTTGGGGTCCCACACCAACCCACCGACccgtcctccctgcccaccaagccTCCACGGAGCATCCGGTCCTTCCACCTGGTCCCCAGCGCACGACAGCAGAGCAGGAGTTTAAGGGGGACACGTTCATCCCTTGGAGGACGCCCCCGGCCCACCTGGAAGTCTCCCGGCCCATGACGGAGGAGCAACGGCCCGTCCGGGAGCTGATGCGGCGGCGGGCTCAAAGAGCGAGGGAAGAGGCGGCTCAGTGGACATCAGCCGGCCGGAGGCAGTATTTCGTggagcgggaggaggaaatggacaTCTCCCTTCAGTATGGCTACCCCTGGCGCCACTGA
- the LOC128334161 gene encoding nascent polypeptide-associated complex subunit alpha, muscle-specific form-like isoform X1: MADESTEKRPSAGSACTSASSAGEGGGSPSSFLETPTATIGSTSMWSSVSDLSLQSIEGRDSRDHRDPAEGDLRKPQREHQRPGSPAASPYHLPGPFFGPLAPSRPTAGPMAPFFGHPSFGQLRPPEPEEFPPFLHRVREAPGYRHATLAPIPPAETTSLAQLAPIPPAARTSLAQPARADPARKRNLVLLAHRLQSEGSSTTAAAGGFRPAPPDQPRSGKPTDIRRASRVLIPATEQTLAIQIKEPATQKAEGFSTGAARRMKIPELGPHRAGTQERHPPSPPQLQGRGLAKGGTAPPTGGIQLPNRKKLLVQKQELLPEFLFPPPPPEPTKVLAKGTASHLVAPGDKGTQCAKPRVQLFDFLPPISLAPKKTKDRTYGELVGRKLPAENNGKRARAAGAESVPAPKVPRGSPKAEGEARSGETAKAPLEQKEGRTAQKIPTCHLELAVQPHQPTKPAGSMPGQKLLRMPQVLPGRGKARLLPPEAEAGDTKRQKVGAESRGSAQAVPPTPRSSLARMMRDSVQVFHALGPPAKSKSAEGHPGQSVPQKTPAMSMGRPPSGSTAEPPPRPLAALPSRPAGKAPPSSMARPAAMPMANLPPSSLAHPQSTPVWRPPGSRPFMLRPSSLAQANSLRMHGLAGRTFGQPPPAPQPQPQPWGPTPTHRPVLPAHQASTEHPVLPPGPQRTTAEQEFKGDTFIPWRTPPAHLEVSRPMTEEQRPVRELMRRRAQRAREEAAQWTSAGRRQYFVEREEEMDISLQYGYPWRH, translated from the exons ATGGCAG ATGAGTCGACTGAAAAGAGGCCGTCTGCTGGCTCTGCCTGTACGAGCGCGAGCTCGGCCGGGGAAGGAGGCGGTTCGCCCAGCAGCTTCCTCGAGACACCGACGGCGACCATTGGTTCCACCTCCATGTGGTCCTCGGTCTCTGACCTCTCCCTTCAATCCATCGAAGGGAGGGACAGCAGGGACCACAGAGACCCAGCAGAGGGAGATCTGCGGAAGCCACAACGGGAGCACCAGCGGCCTGGCTCGCCGGCGGCATCCCCCTACCATCTCCCCGGACCCTTCTTTGGGCCGCTGGCCCCCAGCCGTCCCACTGCGGGCCCCATGGCCCCATTCTTTGGCCATCCATCCTTTGGCCAGCTGCGACCTCCAGAGCCGGAAGAGTTCCCACCATTCTTGCATAGGGTGAGGGAGGCTCCTGGCTACAGACATGCCACgcttgcccccatccctcctgcgGAGACAACATCTCTGGCCCAgcttgcccccatccctcctgctgcaagAACATCTCTGGCCCAGCCGGCCAGGGCGGACCCGGCGCGCAAGAGGAATCTGGTCCTGCTGGCCCACCGGCTGCAATCAGAAGGCAGCAGCACCACCGCTGCCGCTGGGGGGTTCCGCCCAGCCCCACCGGATCAGCCCAGGAGCGGCAAGCCGACGGACATTCGCCGTGCGTCCAGAG TCTTGATTCCTGCCACTGAGCAGACactggccatccaaatcaaggagcCTGCAACTCAGAAGGCAGAAGGCTTCAGCACCGGTGCTGCACGAAGAATGAAGATCCCAGAGTTGGGACCACACAGAG CAGGGACCCAGGAGCGCCACCCACCATCTCCTCCGCAGCTGCAGGGCCGAGGCCTGGCCAAGGGAGGAACAGCCCCGCCCACTGGGGGGATCCAGCTTCCAAATCGGAAGAAGCTCCTTGTTCAGAAGCAGGAGTTGCTTCCGGAATTCCTCTTCCCGCCTCCTCCACCAGAGCCCACCAAAGTGCTCGCCAAGGGAACGGCTTCCCACCTGGTAGCCCCAGGAGACAAGGGCACCCAATGCGCCAAGCCAAGGGTGCAGCTCTTTGACTTTTTGCCGCCCATCTCCTTGGCGCCCAAAAAGACCAAGGACCGTACATATGGGGAGTTGGTGGGCAGGAAACTCCCAGCAGAGAACAATGGAAAgagggcaagggcagcaggggcagagagcGTGCCAGCACCCAAGGTGCCACGGGGAAGCCCAAAGGCTGAGGGGGAGGCGAGATCTGGAGAGACGGCCAAAGCACCCCtggagcagaaggaagggagaaccgCACAGAAGATCCCCacttgccatctggagctggccgTCCAACCCCATCAGCCCACCAAACCAGCAGGTAGCATGCCAGGCCAGAAGCTGCTGAGAATGCCTCAGGTcctgccaggaagggggaaagcacgGCTGCTACCACCTGAAGCCGAAGCTGGGGACACCAagaggcagaaagtgggggcagagTCCAGGGGATCCGCCCAGGCTGTGCCCCCGACTCCGAGGAGCAGCCTGGCCAGAATGATGCGGGACTCCGTGCAGGTGTTCCATGCCCTGGGCCCCCCAGCAAAATCCAAGAGTGCAGAGGGACATCCCGGGCAGAGCGTGCCCCAAAAGACACCAGCGATGTCCATGGGAAGGCCACCATCGGGAAGCACAGCCGAGCCACCACCAAGGCCTTTGGCAGCCCTGCCAAGCAGACCAGCGGGGAAGGCACCGCccagctccatggccaggccaGCAGCCATGCCGATGGCCAACCTCCCCCCTAGCTCCCTGGCCCACCCACAATCAACGCCAGTGTGGAGGCCGCCGGGATCCCGTCCCTTCATGCTCCGGCCCTCCTCCCTGGCGCAGGCAAATAGCTTGCGGATGCACGGTCTTGCTGGGAGGACCTTTGGCCAGCCCCCGCCGGCCCCTCAACCACAGCCACAGCCTTGGGGTCCCACACCAACCCACCGACccgtcctccctgcccaccaagccTCCACGGAGCATCCGGTCCTTCCACCTGGTCCCCAGCGCACGACAGCAGAGCAGGAGTTTAAGGGGGACACGTTCATCCCTTGGAGGACGCCCCCGGCCCACCTGGAAGTCTCCCGGCCCATGACGGAGGAGCAACGGCCCGTCCGGGAGCTGATGCGGCGGCGGGCTCAAAGAGCGAGGGAAGAGGCGGCTCAGTGGACATCAGCCGGCCGGAGGCAGTATTTCGTggagcgggaggaggaaatggacaTCTCCCTTCAGTATGGCTACCCCTGGCGCCACTGA
- the LOC128334592 gene encoding nascent polypeptide-associated complex subunit alpha, muscle-specific form-like isoform X2, whose product MADESTEKRPSAGSACTSASSAGEGGGSPSSFLETPTATIGSTSMWSSVSDLSLQSIEGRDSRDHRDPAEGDLRKPQREHQRPGSPAASPYHLPGPFFGPLAPSRPTAGPMAPFFGHPSFGQLRPPEPEEFPPFLHRVREAPGYRHATLAPIPPAETTSLAQLAPIPPAARTSLAQPARADPARKRNLVLLAHRLQSEGSSTTAAAGGFRPAPPDQPRSGKPTDIRRASRVLIPATEQTLAIQIKEPATQKAEGFSTGAARRMKIPELGPHRGTQERHPPSPPQLQGRGLAKGGTAPPTGGIQLPNRKKLLVQKQELLPEFLFPPPPPEPTKVLAKGTASHLVAPGDKGTQCAKPRVQLFDFLPPISLAPKKTKDRTYGELVGRKLPAENNGKRARAAGAESVPAPKVPRGSPKAEGEARSGETAKAPLEQKEGRTAQKIPTCHLELAVQPHQPTKPAGSMPGQKLLRMPQVLPGRGKARLLPPEAEAGDTKRQKVGAESRGSAQAVPPTPRSSLARMMRDSVQVFHALGPPAKSKSAEGHPGQSVPQKTPAMSMGRPPSGSTAEPPPRPLAALPSRPAGKAPPSSMARPAAMPMANLPPSSLAHPQSTPVWRPPGSRPFMLRPSSLAQANSLRMHGLAGRTFGQPPPAPQPQPQPWGPTPTHRPVLPAHQASTEHPVLPPGPQRTTAEQEFKGDTFIPWRTPPAHLEVSRPMTEEQRPVRELMRRRAQRAREEAAQWTSAGRRQYFVEREEEMDISLQYGYPWRH is encoded by the exons ATGGCAG ATGAGTCGACTGAAAAGAGGCCGTCTGCTGGCTCTGCCTGTACGAGCGCGAGCTCGGCCGGGGAAGGAGGCGGTTCGCCCAGCAGCTTCCTCGAGACACCGACGGCGACCATTGGTTCCACCTCCATGTGGTCCTCGGTCTCTGACCTCTCCCTTCAATCCATCGAAGGGAGGGACAGCAGGGACCACAGAGACCCAGCAGAGGGAGATCTGCGGAAGCCACAACGGGAGCACCAGCGGCCTGGCTCGCCGGCGGCATCCCCCTACCATCTCCCCGGACCCTTCTTTGGGCCGCTGGCCCCCAGCCGTCCCACTGCGGGCCCCATGGCCCCATTCTTTGGCCATCCATCCTTTGGCCAGCTGCGACCTCCAGAGCCGGAAGAGTTCCCACCATTCTTGCATAGGGTGAGGGAGGCTCCTGGCTACAGACATGCCACgcttgcccccatccctcctgcgGAGACAACATCTCTGGCCCAgcttgcccccatccctcctgctgcaagAACATCTCTGGCCCAGCCGGCCAGGGCGGACCCGGCGCGCAAGAGGAATCTGGTCCTGCTGGCCCACCGGCTGCAATCAGAAGGCAGCAGCACCACCGCTGCCGCTGGGGGGTTCCGCCCAGCCCCACCGGATCAGCCCAGGAGCGGCAAGCCGACGGACATTCGCCGTGCGTCCAGAG TCTTGATTCCTGCCACTGAGCAGACactggccatccaaatcaaggagcCTGCAACTCAGAAGGCAGAAGGCTTCAGCACCGGTGCTGCACGAAGAATGAAGATCCCAGAGTTGGGACCACACAGAG GGACCCAGGAGCGCCACCCACCATCTCCTCCGCAGCTGCAGGGCCGAGGCCTGGCCAAGGGAGGAACAGCCCCGCCCACTGGGGGGATCCAGCTTCCAAATCGGAAGAAGCTCCTTGTTCAGAAGCAGGAGTTGCTTCCGGAATTCCTCTTCCCGCCTCCTCCACCAGAGCCCACCAAAGTGCTCGCCAAGGGAACGGCTTCCCACCTGGTAGCCCCAGGAGACAAGGGCACCCAATGCGCCAAGCCAAGGGTGCAGCTCTTTGACTTTTTGCCGCCCATCTCCTTGGCGCCCAAAAAGACCAAGGACCGTACATATGGGGAGTTGGTGGGCAGGAAACTCCCAGCAGAGAACAATGGAAAgagggcaagggcagcaggggcagagagcGTGCCAGCACCCAAGGTGCCACGGGGAAGCCCAAAGGCTGAGGGGGAGGCGAGATCGGGAGAGACGGCCAAAGCACCCCtggagcagaaggaagggagaaccgCACAGAAGATCCCCacttgccatctggagctggccgTCCAACCCCATCAGCCCACCAAACCAGCAGGTAGCATGCCAGGCCAGAAGCTGCTGAGAATGCCTCAGGTcctgccaggaagggggaaagcacgGCTGCTACCACCTGAAGCCGAAGCTGGGGACACCAagaggcagaaagtgggggcagagTCCAGGGGATCCGCCCAGGCTGTGCCCCCGACTCCGAGGAGCAGCCTGGCCAGAATGATGCGGGACTCCGTGCAGGTGTTCCATGCCCTGGGCCCCCCGGCAAAATCCAAGAGTGCAGAGGGACATCCCGGGCAGAGCGTGCCCCAAAAGACACCAGCGATGTCCATGGGAAGGCCACCATCGGGAAGCACAGCCGAGCCACCACCAAGGCCTTTGGCAGCCCTGCCAAGCAGACCAGCGGGGAAGGCACCGCccagctccatggccaggccaGCAGCCATGCCGATGGCCAACCTCCCCCCTAGCTCCCTGGCCCACCCACAATCAACGCCAGTGTGGAGGCCGCCGGGATCCCGTCCCTTCATGCTCCGGCCCTCCTCCCTGGCGCAGGCAAATAGCTTGCGGATGCACGGTCTTGCTGGGAGGACCTTTGGCCAGCCCCCGCCGGCCCCTCAACCACAGCCACAGCCTTGGGGTCCCACACCAACCCACCGACccgtcctccctgcccaccaagccTCCACGGAGCATCCGGTCCTTCCACCTGGTCCCCAGCGCACGACAGCAGAGCAGGAGTTTAAGGGGGACACGTTCATCCCTTGGAGGACGCCCCCGGCCCACCTGGAAGTCTCCCGGCCCATGACGGAGGAGCAACGGCCCGTCCGGGAGCTGATGCGGCGGCGGGCTCAAAGAGCGAGGGAAGAGGCGGCTCAGTGGACATCAGCCGGCCGGAGGCAGTATTTCGTggagcgggaggaggaaatggacaTCTCCCTTCAGTATGGCTACCCCTGGCGCCACTGA